The Phycisphaerales bacterium genome includes a region encoding these proteins:
- the hslU gene encoding ATP-dependent protease ATPase subunit HslU, with protein MNDLTPRQIVAALDRYIIGQDEAKRAVAVAIRNRWRRLQLPRGLRNDVSPKNILMMGPTGVGKTEIARRLAQLVDAPFIKVEATKFTEVGYVGRDVDGIIRDLVERSIALERQRAAVNVRAHAIRAAEDRILDQLLPGVDTAEGGETDLAERRTRTREKLRQQLHAGALQERLVDVTVDERSVPVHVMSNMGLDQMGPEFEQFVERIMPPRSRRRRLPLPEALELLTQQESDRLVDQDSLQQQALRNCEEGGIVFLDEIDKICGAPLAESSGPEVSRSGVQRDLLPLVEGTSVSTRYGMVRTDHILFIAAGAFTQSRPSDLMPELQGRFPLRVELGDLTGEDYHRILTEPENALIKQQIALLGTEGVQLEFTPDALVEMAEMAGRANEMLENIGARRLYTIVEKVVEEIAFNASDAVNKHVVVDIDYVRMRLADILEDEERSQYEL; from the coding sequence ATGAACGACCTCACCCCACGCCAGATCGTCGCCGCGCTCGACCGCTACATCATCGGCCAGGACGAGGCCAAGCGCGCCGTCGCCGTCGCGATCCGCAATCGCTGGCGCCGCTTGCAACTGCCGCGCGGCCTGCGCAACGATGTCTCCCCCAAGAACATCCTCATGATGGGACCCACCGGCGTTGGCAAGACCGAAATTGCGCGCCGGCTCGCGCAGCTCGTGGACGCCCCCTTCATCAAGGTCGAAGCCACCAAGTTCACCGAGGTCGGCTACGTCGGCCGTGATGTGGACGGCATCATCCGTGATCTCGTCGAGCGCTCCATCGCGCTCGAACGTCAGCGGGCCGCCGTCAACGTCCGCGCGCATGCCATTCGTGCGGCGGAGGATCGCATCCTGGACCAGTTGCTCCCGGGCGTGGACACCGCCGAGGGCGGCGAGACCGACCTCGCCGAGCGCCGCACGCGCACGCGCGAAAAACTCCGCCAGCAACTCCACGCCGGCGCTTTGCAGGAGCGGCTCGTGGATGTCACCGTGGACGAGCGCTCCGTGCCCGTCCACGTCATGTCCAACATGGGGCTCGACCAGATGGGTCCGGAATTCGAGCAGTTCGTCGAGCGCATCATGCCACCCCGCAGCCGCCGCCGGCGGCTGCCTCTGCCCGAGGCCCTCGAACTGCTTACCCAGCAGGAGAGTGACCGGCTCGTCGACCAGGATTCTCTCCAGCAGCAGGCCCTCCGCAACTGCGAGGAAGGCGGCATCGTTTTCCTCGATGAGATCGACAAAATCTGCGGCGCTCCGCTCGCCGAGAGCAGCGGCCCCGAAGTCTCGCGCAGCGGAGTGCAGCGCGACCTGCTGCCCCTCGTCGAAGGCACCAGTGTCAGCACGCGCTACGGCATGGTCCGCACCGACCATATCCTCTTCATCGCGGCCGGCGCCTTCACGCAGTCACGCCCGAGTGATCTGATGCCGGAACTCCAGGGGCGCTTCCCGCTGCGCGTCGAACTCGGCGACCTGACCGGTGAGGATTACCACCGCATCCTCACCGAACCGGAGAACGCCCTCATCAAGCAGCAGATTGCCCTGCTCGGGACCGAGGGTGTGCAACTCGAGTTCACCCCCGACGCACTCGTCGAAATGGCCGAGATGGCCGGCCGCGCCAACGAGATGCTCGAAAACATCGGTGCCCGCCGGCTCTACACCATCGTTGAAAAGGTCGTCGAGGAGATCGCTTTCAACGCCTCCGACGCCGTCAACAAGCACGTGGTCGTCGACATTGACTATGTCCGCATGCGGCTCGCCGACATCCTCGAAGACGAAGAACGTAGCCAGTACGAGCTGTAG
- a CDS encoding aminotransferase class V-fold PLP-dependent enzyme codes for MNVDEYRAKFPITKSYNFQDHAGVAPLSAPAAEALTAYAQELSTAAYLRGTYYRAVDHFRQAAARLLNAHADEITCVKNTSEGISYVANGIQWLTGDNVISNTMEFPSNFYPWLNLEPRGVEVRVVQDEDGRIPFDRLARAIDRRTRVVAVSAVQWSNGFRMDLARLGDLCQEKGVLLCVDAIQALGVHPIDVRAMRIDCLAADGHKWLCGPDGAGIFYCRRELIGHLRPTELGYFCMKHDFDTTERKIDLRDDARRFDSGAYNLAGITALTASLHLLLAVGVEEIQRRVKHLTDQLVEGLRRKGWTVASPRTSSEWSGIVSFGSDKHDLLALKRHLRDEFKIVVARRLGRLRASPHFYNTDEEVQQLVEALPAH; via the coding sequence ATGAACGTCGACGAATACCGCGCAAAGTTTCCGATTACGAAGAGCTACAATTTTCAGGACCATGCGGGCGTGGCACCGCTTTCAGCGCCGGCGGCGGAGGCCCTCACGGCCTATGCGCAGGAGCTGTCGACCGCGGCGTACCTACGGGGGACGTACTATCGGGCGGTGGACCATTTTCGACAGGCGGCGGCGCGGTTGCTGAACGCGCACGCGGACGAGATCACGTGTGTGAAGAATACGTCGGAGGGGATCAGCTATGTGGCCAACGGCATCCAGTGGCTGACCGGAGACAATGTCATCTCCAACACGATGGAATTTCCTTCCAACTTCTACCCGTGGCTCAACCTGGAGCCGCGCGGTGTGGAGGTGCGCGTCGTGCAGGACGAGGACGGCCGCATCCCGTTTGACCGGCTCGCGCGGGCGATCGACCGGCGGACGCGGGTCGTCGCAGTGTCGGCCGTGCAGTGGAGTAATGGTTTCCGCATGGACCTGGCCCGGCTGGGGGACTTATGCCAGGAGAAAGGTGTTCTCCTGTGTGTCGATGCGATCCAGGCGCTGGGGGTGCATCCGATCGATGTGCGGGCGATGCGGATCGACTGCCTGGCCGCCGACGGCCACAAATGGCTGTGCGGACCGGACGGCGCCGGCATTTTCTACTGCCGACGGGAGTTGATCGGGCACCTGCGACCGACGGAACTCGGCTATTTCTGCATGAAGCATGATTTCGATACGACGGAGCGCAAGATCGACCTGCGGGATGATGCGCGGCGCTTCGACAGCGGGGCGTACAACCTCGCCGGAATCACGGCACTGACGGCGTCACTGCATCTGCTGCTGGCGGTAGGAGTCGAGGAAATTCAGCGGCGTGTAAAACATCTTACCGATCAACTGGTAGAAGGTCTGCGGCGCAAGGGCTGGACGGTGGCCAGCCCGCGAACGTCGAGCGAGTGGAGTGGCATCGTGAGCTTCGGGTCTGATAAACATGATCTGCTGGCCCTCAAGCGGCACCTGCGTGACGAGTTCAAGATTGTCGTGGCGCGGCGGCTGGGGCGGCTGCGTGCGAGTCCGCACTTCTACAACACGGATGAAGAGGTTCAGCAACTTGTCGAGGCGCTTCCTGCTCATTGA
- a CDS encoding M50 family metallopeptidase translates to MNLLGGSLPVGRLFGIHIRIHMLFVVWMAFNLVQAGDAWPQTLTFLGMIFLIVLIHEFGHCFGARLVGGDAENIMLWPLGGLAYAEAPMRPWPQFVTIAAGPVVHPILCVVSASVLVAATGHWGFFTLDPFRGPIGITETWQFYVWLFYKLNLILLYFNLLPIFPMDGGQLFRAILWPWLGLQRATILATQVGLVGAIVLAYVGIQWGNILLVMIAAFGAFSSFQHLRFAQAGMLREDSVYDRLGQNPAYDTWWRKMFRIRRPRRTTVAPGSATQRATVPAQAAVAVEERFHEDEAELDRILKKVSSHGISSLTYIEQQRLERITRARRREP, encoded by the coding sequence ATGAACCTGCTCGGTGGTTCCCTGCCGGTCGGCCGGCTGTTCGGCATCCACATCCGGATTCATATGCTCTTCGTCGTGTGGATGGCTTTTAACCTCGTGCAGGCCGGCGACGCCTGGCCCCAAACGCTTACCTTCCTGGGCATGATCTTTCTAATCGTGCTGATTCACGAGTTCGGCCACTGTTTCGGCGCGCGGCTGGTTGGCGGCGACGCCGAGAACATCATGCTCTGGCCGCTGGGTGGTCTGGCCTACGCCGAGGCCCCCATGCGCCCCTGGCCGCAATTCGTCACCATCGCGGCGGGTCCCGTGGTGCATCCGATCCTGTGTGTGGTGAGTGCGAGCGTCCTCGTGGCCGCCACCGGCCACTGGGGCTTCTTCACGCTCGATCCCTTCCGCGGCCCCATAGGCATTACGGAAACCTGGCAATTCTACGTGTGGCTCTTTTATAAACTCAACCTCATCCTGCTGTACTTCAACCTGCTGCCCATCTTCCCCATGGACGGTGGCCAGCTTTTCCGCGCCATTCTCTGGCCGTGGCTCGGATTGCAGCGTGCGACCATCCTGGCCACCCAGGTCGGCCTCGTCGGGGCCATCGTACTGGCCTACGTCGGAATCCAGTGGGGCAACATCCTGCTCGTCATGATTGCCGCTTTCGGCGCCTTCTCCAGTTTTCAGCACTTGCGCTTTGCCCAGGCCGGCATGCTCCGCGAGGACAGTGTCTACGATCGGTTAGGTCAGAATCCCGCTTACGATACGTGGTGGCGGAAGATGTTCCGTATCCGTCGCCCGCGCCGCACCACCGTGGCGCCGGGGTCCGCCACGCAACGGGCAACAGTGCCTGCCCAGGCAGCGGTCGCCGTCGAGGAGCGCTTTCATGAAGACGAGGCGGAACTCGATCGCATCCTGAAGAAGGTCTCAAGCCACGGCATCAGCAGTCTCACCTACATCGAGCAGCAGCGGCTCGAACGCATCACCCGCGCCCGACGCCGTGAGCCCTGA
- the glgP gene encoding alpha-glucan family phosphorylase yields the protein MTTRQTRQAGPARRGSTVGDWTTRIRALMQNLWWSWNPDPQRLFAALDPPAWEATQHNPLKTLAGLTPARRTALAAHREFQQLLTTCERQLRDYLRARTWFQRTADPRTRRLRIAYFCAEFAIHESMQQYAGGLGVLAGDHLKSASDLGVPLVAVGLLYRSGYYRQALRPDGTTDAHFPHYDFADWPVQDTGRRIRVPLGRRAVLVRIWQLQVGRVPVYLLDTDLPDNRPADRTITARLYGGDNETRIQQELILGVGGTRALQAGYPSTSSTLTKVTPPSAPWNASGRSAPPVRRTTAPSGPSPLPPCSPHTRRSPPDTTASPPSSSASTWAGCSTARGSIAKRCCASAARMSTIGAPPFA from the coding sequence ATGACCACGCGGCAGACGCGGCAGGCCGGTCCCGCACGGCGGGGAAGCACAGTGGGAGATTGGACCACGCGGATCCGCGCGCTCATGCAGAACCTCTGGTGGAGCTGGAATCCCGACCCGCAGCGCCTCTTCGCCGCGCTCGATCCCCCGGCCTGGGAGGCCACCCAGCACAACCCGCTCAAAACGCTCGCCGGGCTTACCCCGGCGCGCCGCACCGCGCTCGCCGCGCACCGCGAGTTCCAGCAACTCCTGACCACCTGCGAGCGACAGCTTCGGGACTACCTGCGCGCCCGCACCTGGTTCCAGCGTACGGCCGATCCGCGTACCCGGCGCCTCCGCATCGCTTATTTCTGCGCCGAGTTCGCCATTCACGAATCCATGCAGCAATACGCCGGTGGCCTCGGCGTGCTCGCGGGCGATCACCTGAAATCCGCCTCCGACCTCGGCGTCCCCTTGGTCGCGGTCGGCCTCCTGTACCGCAGCGGCTACTATCGCCAGGCGCTTCGTCCCGACGGCACCACCGACGCCCATTTCCCTCATTACGATTTTGCCGACTGGCCGGTACAGGACACCGGCCGGCGCATCCGTGTGCCCCTCGGCCGGCGCGCGGTGCTGGTTCGCATCTGGCAGCTCCAGGTCGGCCGTGTACCCGTCTACCTCCTCGACACCGACCTGCCGGACAACCGCCCCGCTGACCGCACCATCACCGCGCGGCTCTACGGTGGGGACAACGAGACCCGCATACAGCAGGAGCTGATCCTCGGCGTCGGTGGGACGCGCGCGCTCCAGGCGGGGTACCCGTCAACGTCTTCCACCTTAACGAAGGTCACGCCGCCTTCTGCGCCCTGGAACGCCTCCGGGCGCTCTGCGCCACCGGTCAGGCGTACGACCGCGCCCTCCGGACCGTCGCCGCTTCCACCGTGTTCACCACACACACGCCGGTCCCCGCCGGACACGACCGCTTCGCCCCCGTCCTCGTCCGCAAGTACGTGGGCTGGCTGCTCGACGGCAAGGGGCTCGATCGCGAAACGCTGCTGCGCCTCGGCCGCGAGGATGTCAACGATCGGCGCGCCCCCTTTTGCATGA
- a CDS encoding NUDIX hydrolase yields MPVPDEVLLRSRKFSVARRFVTRGEATHPYDVILHPGAVVILPLLSDGRIVLIHNRRPAVGRELLELPAGTLDPGEAPAVCAARELAEETGYRAGRLTPLLEFYTTPGMTDERMRAFVATELVPGDAAPEETEEIRVVPSSRAEVLAGIADGRIVDAKTIATVLFFERFGAVRGG; encoded by the coding sequence CTGCCCGTGCCCGATGAAGTCCTGCTCCGCAGCCGAAAATTCTCCGTGGCCCGACGCTTCGTGACCCGCGGCGAAGCCACGCACCCCTACGACGTGATCCTTCACCCTGGCGCGGTGGTCATCCTGCCGCTGCTCTCGGACGGGCGCATCGTCTTGATCCACAACCGCCGCCCGGCCGTCGGACGGGAGTTGCTCGAGCTGCCTGCCGGCACCCTCGACCCTGGCGAAGCCCCGGCGGTCTGCGCCGCCCGCGAGTTGGCCGAGGAAACCGGCTACCGCGCCGGCCGACTGACACCCCTGCTGGAATTCTACACCACGCCCGGCATGACGGATGAACGAATGCGCGCCTTCGTCGCCACCGAACTTGTGCCCGGGGACGCTGCCCCGGAGGAGACCGAGGAAATCCGCGTCGTGCCTTCTAGCCGGGCCGAGGTGCTCGCCGGCATCGCGGACGGTCGTATCGTCGACGCCAAGACCATCGCAACCGTCCTGTTCTTCGAGCGCTTCGGCGCCGTCAGGGGGGGCTGA
- a CDS encoding Mrp/NBP35 family ATP-binding protein, with protein sequence MSETPTPEHNPPPSPPPLPQVKHVIAIGAGKGGVGKSTVALIAAAGLQRKGFKTALLDADVYGPSLAKLTGTEGRELELDSAGRIQPADADGLKVVSIGHLISPNQAVIWRGPMAQKYVKEFIDRTNWGDIDYLIVDLPPGTGDIPLTLAQSIPLTGAVLVCTPQDVALLDAVRAHHMYERLGVPALGLVENMSYYLCPHCGHRDEIFSHGGARRAAEELQMPFLGEIPLNIAIRSHGDEGRPAAYFTDVEPQVVASLEHFVDQLAQVVQERSRKRTPLPVLKMKG encoded by the coding sequence ATGAGCGAGACCCCCACTCCGGAACACAACCCGCCGCCTTCCCCCCCGCCGCTGCCGCAGGTGAAGCACGTCATCGCCATCGGGGCCGGCAAAGGGGGGGTGGGCAAGAGCACGGTGGCGCTGATCGCAGCCGCCGGCCTGCAACGCAAGGGCTTCAAGACGGCACTGCTGGACGCAGACGTGTACGGCCCGTCCCTCGCGAAGCTGACGGGGACGGAAGGGCGTGAGCTCGAGTTGGACAGCGCGGGGCGGATTCAGCCGGCGGATGCGGACGGACTGAAGGTCGTAAGCATCGGACACCTCATCAGCCCGAACCAGGCGGTGATCTGGCGTGGGCCGATGGCGCAGAAGTATGTGAAAGAGTTCATTGACCGCACGAACTGGGGCGACATCGATTACCTGATCGTCGACCTGCCGCCGGGGACGGGCGACATCCCCCTGACGCTGGCACAGAGCATCCCGCTGACGGGCGCGGTGCTGGTCTGCACGCCGCAGGACGTGGCCCTGCTGGATGCCGTGCGCGCGCATCACATGTACGAGCGGCTTGGTGTCCCCGCGCTCGGCCTCGTGGAGAATATGAGCTACTACCTGTGTCCGCACTGTGGCCACCGGGACGAGATTTTCAGCCATGGCGGTGCCCGGCGGGCGGCGGAGGAACTGCAGATGCCGTTCCTGGGCGAGATCCCGCTGAACATCGCGATTCGGAGTCACGGCGACGAAGGGCGGCCCGCCGCCTACTTCACCGACGTGGAGCCGCAGGTGGTGGCGTCGCTGGAGCACTTCGTTGACCAGCTTGCGCAGGTGGTGCAGGAGCGCTCGAGGAAGCGTACGCCGCTGCCGGTGTTGAAGATGAAGGGGTGA
- a CDS encoding glutamine--tRNA ligase/YqeY domain fusion protein, translating to MPKPADDRTPPPDHDGPAAEPTPRDFIREIIDEHNRTGRFGGRVHTRFPPEPNGYLHIGHAKSICLNYGIARDYGGHFNLRFDDTNPEKEEQEYVDSIIADVRWLGARWAGQHADDPHAGVLYASDYFEQMYAWAEDLIRAGKAYVCDLGPEEVSRRRGTLTSPGQDSPHRTRSAAENLDLFRRMRAGEFPDGTRTLRAKINMAHPNLNMRDPVLYRIMHAHHHRQGDAWCIYPMYDWAHGFEDSIEGITHSICTLEFENHRPLYDWFLDQLALYHPQQIEFARLNLTYTVMSKRRLLELVKAGDVRGWDDPRMPTLSGLRRRGYTAEAIWNFCRRIGVSKTESIVDLALLEHCVREHLNKSAPRAMAVLRPLKVVITNYPEDQFEEMTAVNNPEDPAAGTRAVPFARVLYIEQDDFREEPPPKYWRLYPGNEVRLRYAYLIRCTGCIKNEHGEVVEVHCEYDPATRGGDAPDGRKVKSTLHWVSAAHALPAEVRLYDNLFTKADPNDVDGEGQDWKSNLNPASLEILKPVWVEQSLGGARPGDRLQFERHGYFCVDPDARPGGLVFNRTVTLKDSWAKVEKQR from the coding sequence ATGCCGAAACCCGCAGACGACCGCACTCCTCCCCCGGACCACGATGGACCGGCGGCCGAACCGACACCGCGTGATTTCATTCGCGAAATCATCGACGAGCACAATCGGACCGGACGCTTCGGCGGCCGGGTGCATACGCGGTTTCCACCCGAACCGAACGGCTACCTCCACATCGGGCACGCCAAGAGCATCTGCCTAAACTACGGGATAGCGCGGGATTACGGCGGGCACTTCAACCTGCGCTTCGACGATACGAATCCGGAAAAAGAGGAGCAGGAGTACGTCGACTCGATCATCGCCGACGTGCGCTGGCTGGGTGCGCGGTGGGCCGGGCAGCACGCGGATGATCCGCACGCAGGTGTCCTGTACGCGTCGGACTACTTCGAGCAGATGTACGCGTGGGCGGAGGACCTGATCCGCGCCGGCAAGGCCTATGTGTGCGACCTCGGACCTGAGGAAGTCAGCCGGCGGCGCGGCACACTCACGTCACCGGGACAGGACAGTCCGCACCGGACCCGGTCGGCGGCGGAGAATCTCGACCTGTTCCGCCGCATGCGGGCGGGCGAGTTTCCGGACGGCACACGGACACTGCGGGCGAAGATCAACATGGCGCACCCGAACCTGAACATGCGCGACCCGGTTCTGTACCGGATCATGCATGCGCACCATCACCGCCAGGGAGATGCCTGGTGCATCTACCCGATGTACGACTGGGCGCACGGGTTCGAGGACTCGATCGAAGGCATCACACACTCGATCTGCACGCTGGAATTCGAGAATCACCGGCCCTTGTACGACTGGTTCCTGGACCAGCTGGCCCTGTATCACCCGCAGCAGATCGAGTTTGCGCGGTTGAATCTCACTTACACGGTGATGAGCAAACGGCGGCTGCTCGAGCTGGTGAAGGCCGGTGACGTGCGGGGCTGGGACGATCCGCGCATGCCGACGCTGTCAGGGCTGCGCCGGCGGGGGTACACGGCGGAAGCAATCTGGAACTTCTGCCGGCGAATCGGGGTGTCGAAAACCGAGAGCATCGTCGATCTCGCGCTGCTCGAGCACTGCGTGCGCGAGCACCTGAACAAGTCGGCCCCGCGGGCCATGGCCGTGCTGCGGCCCCTGAAGGTGGTCATCACGAACTACCCGGAGGATCAGTTCGAGGAGATGACCGCGGTGAACAACCCGGAAGATCCGGCGGCAGGGACGCGGGCGGTGCCGTTTGCACGGGTGCTGTACATCGAGCAGGACGATTTTCGCGAAGAACCACCCCCGAAATACTGGCGCTTGTACCCGGGCAACGAGGTGCGACTGCGGTATGCGTACCTGATCCGCTGTACGGGCTGCATCAAGAACGAGCACGGAGAGGTGGTCGAAGTGCACTGTGAGTATGACCCGGCAACCCGCGGCGGCGATGCCCCCGACGGGCGCAAGGTGAAAAGTACCCTGCACTGGGTCTCGGCGGCGCACGCACTGCCGGCCGAGGTGCGACTCTACGACAACCTCTTCACCAAGGCGGACCCGAACGATGTGGATGGGGAGGGGCAGGACTGGAAGAGCAACCTCAACCCGGCTTCGCTGGAGATCCTCAAACCCGTGTGGGTGGAACAGAGCTTGGGCGGCGCGCGCCCCGGTGACCGCTTGCAATTCGAGCGGCACGGATACTTCTGCGTCGATCCGGACGCGCGGCCGGGCGGTTTGGTGTTCAATCGCACGGTGACGCTGAAGGATTCCTGGGCCAAGGTGGAGAAGCAGCGGTAG
- a CDS encoding CBS domain-containing protein encodes MPTAMDLLGAKVRGGVLTTTPEATVQDACRLMRQERVGCLVVTTGKAVAGIFTERDVINRVVAEARDPAATIVGDVMTREVIVVKPDRSIEEIEAIMKQQRIRHLPVVGERELAGLLSIGDVAAWHADKDKQLVEYLQDYMHGWH; translated from the coding sequence ATGCCAACCGCAATGGATCTGCTGGGGGCGAAGGTACGCGGCGGTGTGCTGACGACGACACCGGAGGCAACGGTGCAGGATGCTTGCCGCCTGATGCGGCAGGAGCGCGTCGGCTGCCTCGTCGTGACGACGGGCAAAGCCGTCGCCGGGATCTTCACGGAGCGTGACGTGATCAATCGCGTCGTGGCGGAAGCGCGTGACCCGGCAGCGACGATTGTCGGTGACGTGATGACGCGCGAGGTGATCGTGGTGAAGCCGGATCGTTCGATCGAGGAGATCGAGGCGATCATGAAGCAGCAGCGGATTCGGCACCTGCCGGTGGTGGGCGAGCGTGAACTGGCGGGGCTGCTCTCGATCGGCGATGTCGCGGCGTGGCACGCGGACAAAGACAAGCAACTCGTCGAGTACCTGCAGGACTACATGCACGGCTGGCACTGA
- the glgP gene encoding alpha-glucan family phosphorylase: MGWLLDGKGLDRETLLRLGREDVNDRRAPFCMTALALRTSARCNGVSALHGQVSREMWQSLFGAATPAEVPIGHITNGIHPETWLAPEMRPLYERYLRPRWVGAGPEHDWWRRAPEIPAEELWRIRGLLRRRLVQFIRMRLQMQAQRRLGDTRSILAVLDTFDEQALTIGFARRFATYKRAPLIFHQARRLASILNAPQRPVQLVFAGKAHPADHGGQAFARKIYQFAEKAGFRGRVALLEDYDMDIGRALTSGCDVWLNNPLRPQEASGTSGMKPPLHGGLNCSILDGWWPEAYDGHNGWAIGDGVPARTPAAQDRRDAEAIYTLLEREIVPEFYTRDRDGLPRKWLARMVRSMQTVCAQFSTHRMVADYVRLYAGY; this comes from the coding sequence GTGGGCTGGCTGCTCGACGGCAAGGGGCTCGATCGCGAAACGCTGCTGCGCCTCGGCCGCGAGGATGTCAACGATCGGCGCGCCCCCTTTTGCATGACCGCCCTGGCCCTGCGCACAAGCGCCCGCTGCAACGGCGTCTCTGCTCTCCACGGACAGGTCTCGCGCGAAATGTGGCAGTCGCTCTTCGGTGCAGCCACACCCGCTGAGGTGCCGATTGGCCACATCACCAACGGAATCCATCCCGAAACGTGGCTGGCGCCCGAGATGCGGCCGCTCTATGAGCGCTACCTGCGGCCGCGCTGGGTCGGCGCCGGGCCCGAGCACGACTGGTGGCGCCGCGCGCCGGAGATTCCGGCCGAGGAATTGTGGCGCATCCGCGGCTTGCTGCGGCGTCGGCTCGTACAGTTCATCCGCATGCGGCTCCAGATGCAGGCCCAGCGCCGCCTTGGCGATACCCGGTCCATCCTCGCCGTTCTCGACACATTCGACGAGCAGGCCCTCACCATCGGATTCGCGCGCCGCTTCGCGACCTACAAACGCGCCCCGTTGATCTTCCATCAGGCCCGCCGCCTCGCATCCATCCTCAACGCGCCGCAGCGCCCCGTACAACTCGTCTTCGCCGGCAAGGCCCACCCGGCCGACCACGGCGGACAGGCCTTTGCCCGCAAGATCTACCAGTTCGCTGAGAAGGCCGGTTTCCGCGGACGCGTCGCCCTGCTCGAAGACTACGACATGGACATCGGCCGCGCCCTTACCAGCGGCTGCGATGTGTGGCTCAACAACCCCCTTAGACCACAGGAGGCCTCGGGCACCAGCGGCATGAAGCCCCCACTGCATGGCGGCCTGAACTGCTCCATTCTCGACGGCTGGTGGCCGGAGGCCTACGACGGGCACAACGGCTGGGCCATCGGCGACGGCGTCCCCGCCCGAACACCCGCCGCGCAGGATCGCCGCGATGCCGAAGCGATTTACACACTGCTCGAACGGGAGATTGTGCCGGAATTCTACACGCGGGATCGGGACGGGTTGCCGCGCAAGTGGCTCGCACGCATGGTCCGCTCGATGCAGACCGTCTGTGCCCAATTCAGTACCCACCGCATGGTTGCCGACTACGTGCGGCTCTATGCGGGGTACTGA